Proteins found in one Zea mays cultivar B73 chromosome 1, Zm-B73-REFERENCE-NAM-5.0, whole genome shotgun sequence genomic segment:
- the LOC103645574 gene encoding trafficking protein particle complex subunit 11, with protein MRRDAVPPPTAPSASSSSSSLFSGGEQLFESGPSTLVFLPLLLIQGGGMDLSRVGEKLLSSVRSVAPSASSHRPPPRPFPFQNELRRQQLLHGAIAGLPPHERINLPSNSEDLVSIYGRNPRARPWGSSRRCSMRRRTTGPARRSSKGNWTVEEVAIYAEFRRDWPEALKFYEEGVRVLREIIGTSTRLPPTQRMVEIKAVAEQFHFKISTLLLHAGKVVEAITWFRKHIKSYERVVGTLEVAFLHWEWFSRQFLVFGELIETTSTTIPDTLSPRFGTADNTLTEWEFQPAYYYHLAATYLREKRYAIECSSSMANLTTEVNGVPESVMPSVYVGQYVRLFEQGDTVSLLPLSNTEYTSYALLEAERFQDSYEIIALFRKAYESFQSLGATRMASACSSGMAIEYYTVGDFSNAKQLFDSVAGLYHQEGWTSLLWENLGYLRECSMKLNSPKDFISYSLEMAALPLFSGSGEENRENKIKSGPAGSPTISRRENIQQEVINVLERKQSSEGTYDGFNNEIEEVTHLDIDQISLLRMVLTASVAFHDQYVKPGSPLLVSVSLLSHLPSPVVVDQLEVQFNQSDCNFVMHSAQEDSLPSYSNLHGQVIQDTSSLTLQDHYGIELICFTLSINLRSCWPDNVISVTLGALSSDKLLHTIFTA; from the exons atgcgacgcgacgcggtgccgCCACCCACCGCCCCCTCAGCCTCCTCCTCCTCGTCATCCCTCTTCAGCGGCGGCGAGCAGCTTTTCGAGTCCGGGCCCAGCACACTCGTCTTTCTGCCCCTACTCCTGATCCAGGGCGGCGGCATGGACCTCTCCCGCGTCGGCGAGAAACTCCTCAGCTCTGTCCGCTCGGTCGCTCCCTCGGCCTCCTCCCACCGACCCCCGCCGCGCCCCTTCCC GTTCCAGAACGAGCTGCGGCGGCAGCAGCTGCTGCACGGGGCGATCGCTGGGTTGCCACCTCACGAGAGGATCAACCTGCCATCCAATTCAGAGGATTTGGTCTCCATCTATGGGAGAAACCCCAGGGCTAGGCCGTGGGGGAGCTCGAGGAGGTGTTCTATGAGGAG GAGGACAACTGGTCCAGCACGCCGCTCATCCAAGGGCAACTGGACTGTAGAAGAG GTTGCTATTTATGCGGAGTTCAGAAGGGATTGGCCAGAAGCATTGAAGTTCTATGAGGAAGGTGTTCGTGTTTTGCGTGAG ATTATTGGAACTTCGACAAGGTTGCCTCCAACCCAACGCATGGTTGAGATAAAAGCAGTTGCCGAGCAATTTCACTTTAAGATATCAACCTTGCTACTTCATGCCGGGAAAGTGGTAGAAGCAATCACATGGTTCCGTAAGCATATCAAAAGCTATGAACGGGTTGTTGGAACACTAGAAGTTGCTTTTCTTCACTGGGAATGGTTTAGCAGGCAGTTCCTTGTCTTTGGTGAGCTGATAGAAACAACATCCACAACTATTCCAGATACACTATCTCCTCGATTTGGCACTGCAGACAACACATTGACTGAGTGGGAATTTCAGCCAGCATACTACTATCAC TTAGCGGCAACTTACTTGAGGGAGAAGAGGTATGCCATCGAATGCTCGTCATCAATGGCTAACCTTACAACAGAAGTTAATGGAGTACCTGAGTCAGTAATGCCTTCTGTATATGTTGGCCAATATGTGCGCTTGTTTGAGCAAGGAGATACAGTTAGTCTACTACC CCTTTCTAATACTGAATACACCAGCTATGCTTTGTTAGAAGCTGAAAGGTTTCAAGATTCTTATGAGATAATAGCATTGTTCAGAAAAGCTTATGAATCATTTCAGAGCCTAGGTGCTACAAGAATGGCTTCTGCCTGTAGCAGTGGAATGGCCATAGAATATTACACAGTTGGTGATTTTAGCAACGCAAAACAGCTTTTTGATAGTGTTGCTGGTCTATACCATCAAGAGGGTTGGACCAGTTTGCTCTGGGAGAACCTAGGATACTTGAGAGAGTGCTCAATGAAACTTAATTCTCCCAAGGATTTTATCAGCTATTCCCTAGAGATGGCTGCATTACCATTATTTTctggtagtggagaggaaaatcgAGAAAACAAAATTAAGAGTGGGCCTGCAGGTTCCCCTACCATTTCTAGGAGAGAGAATATACAGCAGGAAGTTATTAATGTTTTGGAAAGAAAACAGTCATCAGAAGGAACATATGATGGATTTAATAATGAGATAGAAGAAGTTACTCACCTTGATATTGATCAGATAAGTCTGCTAAGAATGGTGCTTACTGCATCTGTTGCTTTTCATGATCAATATGTAAAACCTGGTTCACCTCTGCTTGTCAGCGTGTCACTCTTATCTCATCTTCCTTCTCCAGTTGTGGTTGATCAGTTGGAGGTTCAGTTCAATCAATCTGACTGTAACTTTGTGATGCATAGTGCACAGGAAGACTCACTCCCTTCATATTCAAATTTGCATGGCCAAGTTATTCAAGATACTTCTTCTCTTACTTTACAGGATCATTATGGAATTGAATTAATTTGTTTTACCCTGAGCATTAATCTTAGGAGTTGCTGGCCTGACAATGTGATCTCTGTGACTTTAGGTGCTCTTTCTTCAGACAAATTATTACATACTATTTTTACTGCTTAA